A single genomic interval of Nostoc commune NIES-4072 harbors:
- a CDS encoding HMA2 domain-containing protein, with product MTGLNLETAANLDKKQEQTVKNKTNCPVTPPARVAYSIICAFPGQVAFCIPQIREDEIYVQRLLTLLANEPLVINQQVNTTMVGSIAITYKSDVMSDVDMRSHLANLIQLAGNPEVVSAPANQFKLCSITEDKQDRKPKREAQKQKSATFSLSSADASVSKTKSNSVSSNSVIQQPKKLAKVAYSIAHAIPGRVRFRVPQIACDPKYVQRLETLLKSDSTVTSERVNSAARSVVITYKTGMMRDSQKQVQSFLSAAISHLANLIESANDPATAIS from the coding sequence ATGACTGGTTTAAATTTAGAAACGGCAGCAAATTTAGACAAAAAACAAGAGCAAACAGTCAAAAACAAGACTAATTGCCCAGTAACGCCGCCTGCAAGGGTAGCATATAGCATTATTTGTGCATTTCCCGGACAAGTGGCGTTTTGCATACCCCAGATTAGAGAAGATGAAATATATGTGCAACGTCTCCTCACCTTGCTTGCTAATGAGCCTTTGGTAATCAATCAGCAAGTGAATACTACGATGGTAGGGTCAATTGCCATTACCTATAAATCTGATGTAATGTCAGATGTTGACATGCGATCGCACTTGGCTAATTTGATTCAGTTGGCTGGTAATCCAGAAGTGGTATCAGCACCTGCAAACCAATTCAAACTATGCTCAATTACAGAAGACAAGCAGGATAGAAAGCCAAAAAGAGAAGCCCAAAAGCAGAAATCAGCAACATTCTCCTTATCCTCTGCGGATGCGTCAGTCTCTAAGACTAAAAGCAATTCGGTATCCTCGAATTCTGTAATTCAACAACCAAAAAAACTTGCCAAAGTAGCTTATAGCATTGCTCATGCAATTCCCGGAAGGGTACGGTTTCGTGTGCCTCAAATTGCCTGCGATCCCAAATATGTCCAACGGTTAGAGACATTACTCAAATCAGATTCTACAGTTACCAGTGAGCGAGTTAATAGCGCTGCGAGATCAGTTGTCATTACCTATAAAACTGGAATGATGCGAGATTCTCAAAAGCAAGTGCAAAGCTTTTTGTCAGCAGCAATATCTCATCTAGCCAATCTAATTGAATCTGCCAATGATCCCGCCACAGCGATAAGCTAA